A genome region from Micromonospora inyonensis includes the following:
- a CDS encoding 4-hydroxy-3-methylbut-2-enyl diphosphate reductase yields the protein MTEVQATPQTGKRVLLAKPRGYCAGVDRAVQTVEEALKLYGAPIYVRKQIVHNKHVVRTLEAKGAIFVEENEEVPEGATVIFSAHGVAPEVHEQARARSLKAIDATCPLVTKVHHEAKRFAAEDYDILLIGHEGHEEVVGTTGEAPAHIQLVDGPEDADRVTVRDPNKVVWLSQTTLSVDETMETVARLRKRLPMLQSPPSDDICYATSNRQQVVKEIAPQCDVVIVVGSRNSSNSVRLVEVAVDAGARAGYLVDFASEIDDAWLAEARTVGLTSGASVPDELVRDVLAHLAVRGFAEVEEVVTANERLTFSLPQELKRDMRAAAAGARG from the coding sequence GTGACCGAGGTTCAGGCGACTCCCCAGACCGGCAAGCGCGTGCTCCTGGCGAAGCCCCGTGGCTACTGCGCCGGCGTCGACCGCGCGGTGCAGACCGTCGAGGAGGCGCTCAAGCTCTACGGTGCGCCGATCTACGTACGCAAGCAGATCGTGCACAACAAGCACGTGGTCCGGACGTTGGAGGCCAAGGGCGCGATCTTCGTGGAGGAGAACGAGGAGGTCCCCGAGGGGGCCACCGTCATCTTCTCCGCGCACGGCGTCGCCCCCGAGGTGCACGAGCAGGCCCGCGCCCGGTCGCTCAAGGCCATCGACGCGACCTGCCCCCTGGTCACCAAGGTCCACCACGAGGCGAAGCGGTTCGCCGCCGAGGACTACGACATCCTCCTGATCGGACACGAGGGGCACGAGGAGGTCGTCGGCACCACCGGAGAGGCACCCGCCCACATCCAACTCGTGGACGGCCCCGAGGACGCCGACCGGGTGACCGTGCGCGACCCGAACAAGGTCGTCTGGCTCTCCCAGACCACGCTGTCGGTGGACGAGACGATGGAGACGGTGGCCCGCCTGCGCAAGCGGCTGCCGATGCTCCAGTCCCCGCCGAGCGACGACATCTGCTACGCCACCTCCAACCGCCAGCAGGTGGTCAAGGAGATCGCGCCGCAGTGCGACGTGGTGATCGTGGTCGGCTCGCGCAACTCCTCGAACTCGGTCCGTCTGGTCGAGGTCGCGGTGGACGCGGGGGCCCGCGCCGGGTACCTCGTCGACTTCGCCTCCGAGATCGACGACGCCTGGCTGGCCGAGGCCCGTACGGTCGGCCTCACCTCCGGCGCGAGCGTCCCGGACGAGCTGGTGCGGGACGTGCTGGCCCACCTCGCCGTCCGGGGTTTCGCCGAGGTGGAGGAGGTCGTCACCGCCAACGAGCGACTGACCTTCTCCCTCCCCCAGGAGCTGAAGCGGGACATGCGCGCCGCCGCGGCGGGTGCCCGCGGCTGA